In a single window of the Granulicella sibirica genome:
- a CDS encoding ABC transporter permease, giving the protein MSLKRYLNRGKKDRDLAEEIESHIACEVDANLARGLSDVEARRQARLKFGNPLTVRERVWSYRSLPLMESTWRDLRHAWRSLRKTPGFTIVALLVIALGIGVNTAVFSVVNTVLLEPLPFPDSQSLVRMVLFTPQRALDRASVPEFNFWLHQNSVLREVAAYDTGGAGLNLTGGDHPQQIQGVHVTHDYFSLFNAPVIAGRTFTEAEDTLHGGNVVVLSYGLWKARFGGDPTIVGRNIQLDNTPYLVVGVIGRDFFSENPADVWIPYQFDLNSQDRAHYFTVAARLQPGVTVEQANAHLTVATDELRRAEPDALGPQNHYGVVSLQQSMVGDTRAPLLVLLGAVGLVLLIACANVANLQLARASARRREFATRAALGAGRWHIIRQLLAESLLLSLTGGLLGLFLGNAGVRLLLSVNIGGLPRLGEDGSGIALDMRVLLFTLGLSILTGILFGLVPAISASRRNLIAGLNESGSRTGTGFGRASFRSLLVVTEIALALVLVIGSSLLIRTYLKLQAVDPGFDTHETLTLAMSMSGSRFQASAPVDQIIRQGRERIKAIPGVAEAAVGNGLPLQGAFGMAFDVVGRPRGSAPFTGSAGYYSVSPGFFEAFKIPLLRGRTFTDHDDASASGVIIINEAMAKQFWPKGDPLRDRMQKAPGAGPAFAEPPRQIIGIVGNTLDGGFNQDAHPTMYIPLAQMPDGETALNSKVTPLWWIVRTHGDPHAVVAQVTSALREASSGLPVAHIRTMEEVDYLQLARQRFNTLLLTVFGASGLLLAAVGIYGLMAFSVEQRTQELGIRMALGAQTSQLRNMVLGEGMVLIAVGVMLGIGAAFWLSRFLAGLLFGVKAWDPVAFLVTPLLLSSVALAATWIPDVRATKVDPITALRFE; this is encoded by the coding sequence ATGAGCCTGAAGCGCTATCTCAATCGCGGCAAGAAGGACAGGGACCTTGCGGAAGAGATCGAATCGCATATCGCGTGCGAAGTGGACGCGAACCTCGCGCGTGGCTTATCGGATGTTGAGGCAAGACGGCAGGCTCGCCTGAAGTTTGGCAATCCGCTCACTGTGCGGGAGCGTGTCTGGAGCTATCGGTCCTTGCCGCTGATGGAAAGCACCTGGCGGGATCTGCGCCATGCCTGGCGGTCGCTTCGCAAGACTCCCGGATTCACGATCGTCGCTCTGCTTGTGATTGCGCTCGGAATCGGAGTTAACACAGCGGTCTTTTCCGTTGTAAATACCGTACTTCTCGAGCCGCTGCCGTTTCCCGATTCGCAGTCTCTCGTGAGGATGGTTCTATTTACGCCTCAGCGGGCGCTCGATCGCGCAAGCGTTCCCGAGTTCAACTTCTGGCTTCATCAGAACTCAGTGCTTCGCGAGGTAGCCGCCTATGACACCGGCGGCGCCGGGCTGAACCTAACCGGTGGCGACCACCCACAGCAGATACAGGGTGTCCATGTCACGCATGATTACTTCTCGCTCTTCAATGCGCCGGTGATCGCGGGCCGCACCTTCACCGAAGCGGAAGATACCCTGCATGGGGGAAATGTCGTAGTGCTTAGCTATGGATTGTGGAAGGCTCGCTTCGGTGGCGACCCGACGATTGTAGGCCGGAACATCCAGTTGGATAACACGCCCTATCTCGTGGTCGGAGTTATCGGACGCGACTTCTTTAGCGAGAACCCGGCGGATGTCTGGATACCGTATCAATTCGACCTGAACTCACAGGACCGGGCGCACTATTTCACCGTAGCGGCACGTCTGCAACCGGGCGTCACCGTCGAACAGGCGAACGCTCATCTCACAGTCGCAACGGACGAGTTACGGCGAGCAGAGCCCGATGCGCTCGGTCCGCAAAATCACTACGGTGTGGTGTCGCTGCAGCAATCCATGGTCGGCGACACGCGCGCTCCGCTTCTGGTACTGCTCGGCGCGGTTGGGCTGGTCCTTCTGATCGCGTGTGCGAATGTGGCGAATCTACAACTGGCCAGAGCTTCCGCACGCAGGCGCGAATTTGCCACGCGGGCAGCTCTCGGCGCGGGCCGCTGGCACATCATCCGTCAACTCCTCGCGGAGAGCCTCCTCCTGTCGCTCACGGGCGGCCTGCTTGGATTGTTCCTTGGCAACGCCGGCGTTCGTCTTCTGCTCAGCGTCAATATCGGCGGACTTCCCAGGCTCGGCGAGGATGGGTCGGGGATCGCCCTGGATATGCGCGTGCTCCTCTTCACGCTCGGTCTATCGATACTCACCGGCATTCTCTTCGGCCTCGTTCCGGCTATAAGTGCATCGAGACGCAACCTTATTGCCGGCTTGAATGAAAGCGGAAGCCGCACCGGGACAGGTTTCGGCCGCGCCAGCTTCCGTTCCCTCCTTGTTGTCACGGAGATCGCGCTGGCTCTGGTCCTGGTGATTGGATCCTCTCTCCTGATTCGCACCTACCTCAAGTTGCAGGCAGTCGATCCCGGCTTCGACACCCATGAGACGCTGACGCTGGCGATGTCGATGAGCGGCAGTCGCTTTCAGGCGAGCGCTCCCGTGGATCAGATTATCCGCCAGGGGAGAGAACGCATCAAGGCTATCCCAGGCGTGGCTGAAGCAGCCGTGGGCAACGGGCTGCCGCTGCAGGGTGCCTTCGGGATGGCATTCGACGTCGTGGGACGCCCCAGGGGAAGCGCTCCGTTCACGGGCAGCGCGGGATACTACTCCGTCTCCCCGGGCTTCTTCGAGGCTTTCAAGATCCCCCTTCTGCGCGGCCGCACCTTTACAGACCACGACGATGCTTCAGCCAGCGGAGTGATCATCATCAACGAGGCGATGGCGAAACAGTTCTGGCCGAAGGGAGATCCGCTGCGCGACCGGATGCAGAAAGCACCTGGCGCGGGACCGGCCTTCGCGGAGCCGCCTCGCCAGATCATCGGGATTGTGGGCAATACGCTTGATGGCGGCTTCAATCAGGACGCACACCCCACGATGTACATTCCGCTGGCGCAGATGCCGGACGGCGAGACGGCGCTCAATTCGAAAGTCACTCCCCTCTGGTGGATCGTGCGCACTCACGGCGATCCGCATGCCGTAGTCGCGCAGGTGACGTCAGCGCTGCGAGAGGCCAGCAGCGGGCTTCCCGTCGCACACATCCGCACCATGGAAGAGGTCGACTACCTGCAGCTTGCCCGGCAGCGTTTCAACACCCTGCTCCTGACAGTCTTCGGGGCATCCGGTTTGTTGCTGGCTGCCGTGGGCATCTACGGCCTTATGGCTTTTTCCGTGGAACAACGCACACAAGAGCTCGGCATCCGGATGGCGCTCGGCGCACAGACGTCACAACTCCGGAACATGGTTCTTGGTGAGGGAATGGTGCTCATTGCTGTGGGCGTTATGCTGGGGATCGGAGCTGCGTTTTGGCTGAGTCGATTCCTCGCTGGCCTTCTCTTCGGAGTGAAGGCCTGGGACCCTGTCGCATTCCTTGTGACACCTTTGCTTCTCAGCAGCGTCGCCCTGGCGGCCACGTGGATTCCGGATGTCCGCGCCACCAAGGTGGATCCAATCACCGCACTGCGTTTCGAATAG
- a CDS encoding PadR family transcriptional regulator, with translation MAKNQPPNAGEILQGTLDLLILRTLILGPAHGHTIAHAIELTSENALSVEQGSLYPALHRLEDREWVASEWGVSENNRRAKFYRLTAKGRKELEAATSRWRRMTHAIGLILGESNG, from the coding sequence ATGGCAAAAAACCAACCACCGAACGCAGGCGAGATACTCCAGGGAACTCTCGACCTGCTCATTTTGCGGACGTTGATCCTTGGCCCGGCGCACGGGCACACCATTGCGCACGCCATCGAGCTCACTTCGGAGAATGCCCTTTCGGTGGAGCAGGGATCGCTCTATCCGGCGCTCCACCGGCTCGAAGATCGGGAATGGGTAGCTTCGGAGTGGGGTGTGAGCGAGAACAACCGCCGAGCGAAGTTCTACCGGCTCACGGCAAAGGGCCGCAAGGAACTTGAAGCAGCGACCAGCCGCTGGCGGCGGATGACGCATGCCATCGGCCTCATCCTCGGAGAATCGAACGGCTGA
- a CDS encoding APC family permease, with protein sequence MRLLPLIGATYFMVSGGPYGLEDILGKAGYGRAIVLLLLVPVFWSLPTSLMIGELATAIPSEGGFYQWVRRAMGPFWGFQEAWLSLAASVFDMAIYPTTFVLYLSHVAPMLTAGYRGWLLKLAIVGISAAWNLRGAASVGIGSVRMMMISLSPFVVLIGLAAWRGMHVGFVPARLGAPDTVDLSGALLVALWNYMGWDNASTIAQEVDDPQRTYPRAMLWSALVVMCVYTLPLAAVWASGIPAERFSTGAWVDAAGLLGGAGLALAVVLAGSLDGLGTFNALTLSYTRLPFAMALDGLAPRVLAKRLPNGVPWVSVALCSVGWALALGFTFERLISIDLVLYGASLLLEFVALLVLRVREPGLSRPFRVPGGMAGAVLVGLGPACLIGFALWAARGETVGALPALLFAGLVALAGPVVYFVVRRSAIRAI encoded by the coding sequence ATGCGGTTGCTGCCACTCATTGGGGCGACTTACTTCATGGTGTCAGGTGGGCCGTACGGGCTGGAGGACATCCTTGGGAAAGCAGGATATGGGCGGGCGATCGTGCTGCTTCTGCTGGTGCCTGTGTTCTGGAGTCTGCCGACGTCGCTGATGATTGGGGAACTGGCGACGGCGATTCCTTCGGAGGGCGGGTTTTACCAGTGGGTGCGACGGGCGATGGGGCCGTTTTGGGGGTTCCAGGAGGCCTGGCTCAGTCTGGCGGCCAGTGTCTTCGATATGGCAATCTATCCGACGACGTTTGTGCTCTACCTCTCGCATGTGGCTCCGATGCTGACGGCGGGTTATCGCGGGTGGTTGCTGAAGCTGGCGATCGTGGGGATCAGCGCTGCGTGGAACCTGCGCGGAGCGGCTTCGGTCGGGATCGGGTCGGTGCGGATGATGATGATCTCGCTGTCTCCATTTGTGGTGCTGATTGGGCTCGCGGCCTGGCGTGGGATGCATGTGGGGTTCGTGCCGGCGCGGTTGGGGGCTCCAGATACGGTGGATCTATCGGGTGCTCTCCTGGTGGCGCTTTGGAACTACATGGGTTGGGATAACGCGAGCACGATCGCTCAGGAAGTGGACGATCCGCAGAGGACGTATCCGCGAGCGATGCTGTGGTCGGCGCTGGTGGTGATGTGCGTCTATACGCTTCCGCTGGCGGCGGTGTGGGCCTCGGGAATTCCGGCGGAACGATTTTCGACGGGAGCGTGGGTTGACGCGGCTGGTCTGCTTGGGGGAGCGGGGCTGGCGTTGGCGGTGGTACTGGCGGGGTCCCTCGATGGGCTGGGGACGTTCAATGCGCTGACGCTGTCCTACACCCGGCTTCCATTTGCGATGGCTCTGGATGGCTTGGCGCCGCGGGTGCTTGCGAAACGGTTGCCGAACGGGGTGCCATGGGTGAGCGTTGCGCTCTGCAGCGTGGGTTGGGCGCTGGCGCTTGGGTTTACCTTCGAGAGGCTGATCTCAATCGACCTGGTGCTGTATGGAGCTTCGCTGCTGTTAGAGTTTGTAGCGCTGCTTGTGCTTCGAGTACGGGAGCCTGGACTGTCGAGGCCCTTTCGCGTGCCGGGCGGGATGGCCGGAGCGGTGCTGGTTGGGCTGGGACCAGCTTGCCTGATCGGGTTTGCGCTCTGGGCGGCTCGCGGCGAGACGGTGGGGGCCTTGCCGGCTTTGCTGTTCGCTGGACTGGTGGCTCTGGCTGGGCCGGTGGTCTACTTCGTGGTGAGACGTTCGGCGATTAGAGCGATTTAG
- a CDS encoding inorganic diphosphatase produces the protein MPNYLELPVGPRSPEVINAVIEIPHEGINKYEYDKDLHVFRLDRNLHSPVHYPGDYGFIPSTLGDDGDPLDVLVLVDAPSFPGCVMEVRPIGLLEMVDQGLGDEKVLCVGEGNPRYKDVWNYSEIYPHMLREITHFFAIYKDLEGKQVEVKGWRDAAFARNKVMEAQQRFIDNKINPEPKPVPHPNK, from the coding sequence ATGCCGAATTACCTCGAGCTTCCGGTAGGACCCAGATCCCCGGAGGTCATCAACGCCGTCATTGAAATCCCCCACGAGGGAATCAACAAATACGAATATGACAAAGACCTGCACGTCTTCCGCCTCGACCGGAATCTTCATTCTCCCGTCCATTACCCAGGCGATTACGGGTTCATCCCAAGCACCCTCGGCGACGACGGTGATCCGCTCGACGTCCTCGTCCTCGTCGACGCCCCCAGCTTTCCCGGCTGCGTGATGGAAGTCCGTCCCATCGGCCTCCTCGAGATGGTGGATCAGGGCCTCGGCGATGAAAAGGTTCTCTGCGTCGGTGAAGGCAATCCCCGGTATAAAGACGTCTGGAACTACTCCGAGATCTACCCCCATATGCTGCGCGAGATCACTCACTTCTTCGCCATCTACAAGGATCTCGAAGGCAAGCAGGTTGAGGTCAAAGGCTGGCGAGACGCCGCCTTCGCACGCAACAAGGTCATGGAAGCCCAGCAGCGCTTCATCGATAACAAGATCAACCCCGAACCCAAGCCGGTTCCACACCCCAATAAATAG
- the purS gene encoding phosphoribosylformylglycinamidine synthase subunit PurS, producing the protein MKAHVYVTLKRTVLDAQGQTIADALRRMQYGGVADVRQGKYFLLTLDDSLDATAAEAEVDRIAREVLTNPVIEEYTTRIDR; encoded by the coding sequence ATGAAGGCTCATGTCTATGTCACATTGAAGAGAACAGTGCTCGACGCGCAGGGGCAAACCATTGCCGATGCGCTTCGGCGGATGCAGTACGGCGGTGTGGCCGATGTGCGGCAAGGAAAGTACTTCCTGCTGACACTCGATGATTCGTTAGATGCAACTGCGGCGGAGGCGGAGGTGGATCGCATCGCTCGTGAGGTTCTGACGAATCCGGTGATCGAGGAATACACGACTCGGATCGATCGCTAA
- the hemE gene encoding uroporphyrinogen decarboxylase, protein MIVSDVAQSAAPVRGSRFVRACLRQPVDRTPVWFLRQAGRYMPEYMAVRKHHSLLDICKTPEIAAEVTITAAERLGVDAAIIFADLLLPFTPMGLDFEFVAGEGPVVHVPIRSCEQVKALVTDRVEELGYVARSIEKVAKHFEPARADGDQLGIIGFCGAPFTLASYMIEGGSSRNYIETKKMMYGDGVAWPMLMEKLVTVLVGYAQQQVEAGADVIQIFDSWAGALSVTDYREYCLAWTTELVGRVRAMGVPVIYFGVDTASLLPAMRETGADVIGLDWRVPLEVGWKSVGAGCGVQGNLDPIALFAPEEVLKARVDEVLKAAAGRPGHIFNLGHGIVPGTPVENVIRVVEWVKELDGRYRA, encoded by the coding sequence TTGATCGTTTCGGATGTGGCACAATCGGCGGCTCCCGTGAGGGGAAGCCGCTTTGTTCGGGCTTGTTTGCGACAGCCCGTTGATAGGACGCCGGTCTGGTTTTTGCGTCAAGCGGGGCGGTATATGCCGGAGTACATGGCGGTGCGGAAGCACCATAGCCTGCTCGATATCTGCAAGACTCCGGAGATCGCGGCGGAGGTGACCATCACTGCGGCGGAGCGGCTCGGGGTGGATGCGGCGATCATCTTTGCGGATTTGCTGCTGCCGTTTACGCCGATGGGACTGGATTTCGAGTTTGTTGCGGGCGAGGGGCCGGTGGTGCATGTTCCGATCCGCTCGTGCGAACAGGTGAAGGCGCTGGTGACGGATCGGGTGGAGGAGCTGGGGTATGTGGCGCGTTCGATCGAGAAGGTGGCAAAGCACTTTGAGCCGGCACGGGCGGATGGGGATCAGCTTGGGATCATTGGATTCTGCGGGGCTCCGTTTACGCTGGCGAGCTACATGATCGAGGGTGGGAGCTCGAGGAACTATATCGAGACCAAGAAGATGATGTACGGCGACGGCGTGGCGTGGCCGATGCTGATGGAAAAGCTGGTGACGGTGCTTGTGGGGTACGCGCAGCAGCAGGTGGAGGCGGGCGCGGATGTGATCCAGATCTTCGATAGCTGGGCTGGCGCGTTGAGCGTTACCGACTACCGGGAGTACTGCCTGGCGTGGACGACGGAGCTGGTGGGGCGGGTGCGGGCGATGGGTGTGCCGGTGATCTACTTTGGCGTGGATACGGCTTCGCTTCTACCGGCGATGCGGGAAACGGGCGCGGATGTGATCGGGCTGGACTGGCGGGTTCCGCTGGAGGTGGGGTGGAAGTCGGTGGGTGCGGGGTGCGGGGTGCAGGGGAATCTGGATCCGATCGCGCTGTTTGCGCCGGAGGAGGTGCTGAAGGCGCGGGTAGATGAGGTGCTGAAGGCAGCGGCAGGACGGCCGGGGCACATCTTCAACCTCGGCCATGGCATCGTACCGGGAACACCGGTGGAGAATGTGATCCGGGTGGTGGAGTGGGTGAAGGAGCTGGACGGCCGGTACCGTGCGTAG